One Vicinamibacterales bacterium DNA segment encodes these proteins:
- a CDS encoding FtsX-like permease family protein — protein MRLFSQFILRPLAGDKIRTATTVLGVALGIAVVVAIQLTNASSVRGFETALETVAGKTAVEVVGTGGVDETVLPSLGWLREYGVMSPVIEGNAALVAGDLRTLSRRDMEAVRVLGVDILRDMPFRDYQLLDIGSPSAQDVTTQKFLEILTNERSVVISEKLAKRRGLVIGGEMRLMFGDRVAPYVVRGLLKDEGPARVLDGNFVLMDIAAAQLAFDRLGRIDRLDVLLPDDADLPASLDAIVSRMPPGLTAQRPSRRSQQVETMLAAFHANLTALSWIALIVGLFLVYNTVTISVVARRQEIGTLRALGLTRRKVLLLFLGEAAALAIAGIGLGLGLARLLADAAVALTSATVSTIYIAAASAPPDMNWGHVWLAAAIGLPLSLLAAAIPALEASRVEPTAAMRGHDTLDMRLRLRPMMVIAPAAVLLLALGLAQLGPVDGRPLFGYLSSFAIVIGAGLMVPAIMFTLARAGRLVLRRRLGVEGLLAHANLTSAIPRLSISVAALSVSLSMMVAIAIMIGSFRDTVVYWVGQTLQADLFVGPGIRPTVGSEQTLSADVIAALQRHPEVRALDSFRNVDLVYEGNLTVLGAATFDVVLAHGSLLFKSPANAREELRRAIGQDAVIVSEPFSKRYGKRDGDTVTVTTPQGPRDFRVAAVYYDYSNDRGVVIMDAGTFRQYFGDLPPTGVALFLNDGADPDRVRSEILASMDEGHRAFIYSNRTLRNEVLRVFDSTFAITYALELIAIVVGMLGVAGTLLTLVLERRRELSLLRLTGADRGQVRKMVVIEAALIGAVSQAIGLTMGFALSMVLIYVINVQSFGWTIQFHLPTAFLVQSTIAVIVATSIAGIYPARRAAQLVLSHDE, from the coding sequence ATGCGACTGTTCTCCCAATTCATCCTGCGGCCCCTGGCGGGCGACAAGATCCGGACGGCCACCACCGTCCTGGGCGTGGCGCTCGGCATCGCCGTGGTCGTCGCCATCCAGTTGACCAACGCCAGCTCGGTGCGTGGGTTCGAAACCGCGCTCGAGACCGTGGCCGGCAAGACCGCCGTGGAGGTGGTCGGCACCGGCGGCGTCGACGAGACCGTGCTGCCGTCGCTCGGCTGGCTGCGCGAGTACGGCGTGATGAGCCCGGTGATCGAAGGCAACGCCGCGCTCGTGGCCGGGGACCTGCGGACGCTGTCGAGACGCGACATGGAAGCGGTCCGGGTGCTGGGCGTGGACATCCTGCGCGACATGCCGTTCCGGGACTACCAACTGCTGGATATCGGCTCCCCCTCCGCGCAAGACGTTACGACCCAGAAATTCCTCGAGATCCTCACCAACGAGCGGTCGGTGGTGATCAGCGAGAAGCTGGCGAAGCGGCGCGGCCTCGTGATTGGCGGCGAGATGCGGCTGATGTTCGGCGATCGTGTCGCGCCCTACGTGGTCCGCGGCCTGCTCAAGGACGAGGGCCCGGCGCGCGTGCTTGACGGCAACTTCGTGCTCATGGACATCGCCGCCGCGCAGCTCGCCTTCGACCGGCTCGGCCGCATCGATCGGCTCGACGTGCTGCTGCCGGACGATGCCGACCTGCCCGCCTCACTCGACGCCATCGTCAGCCGGATGCCTCCCGGGCTCACCGCCCAGCGGCCGTCGCGCCGCAGCCAGCAGGTGGAGACGATGCTGGCGGCGTTCCACGCCAACCTCACCGCCCTGTCGTGGATCGCGCTGATCGTCGGGCTGTTCCTGGTCTACAACACCGTCACCATTTCGGTGGTGGCGCGGCGGCAGGAGATCGGCACGCTGCGCGCGCTCGGGCTGACGCGGCGCAAGGTGCTGTTGCTGTTCCTCGGCGAAGCGGCGGCGCTCGCCATCGCCGGCATCGGGCTGGGGCTCGGGCTCGCGCGCCTGCTCGCCGACGCCGCGGTCGCCCTGACCTCGGCCACGGTCAGCACCATCTACATCGCCGCCGCCTCGGCGCCGCCCGACATGAACTGGGGCCACGTGTGGCTGGCCGCGGCCATCGGGCTGCCGCTGTCGCTGCTGGCTGCCGCCATTCCCGCGCTCGAAGCCAGCCGCGTCGAGCCCACCGCCGCCATGCGCGGGCACGACACGCTCGACATGCGCCTGCGGCTGCGGCCGATGATGGTGATTGCGCCCGCCGCCGTGCTGCTGCTCGCGCTCGGCCTGGCGCAGCTCGGCCCGGTCGACGGCCGGCCGCTGTTCGGCTACCTGTCGTCGTTCGCCATCGTGATCGGCGCCGGGCTGATGGTGCCGGCCATCATGTTCACGCTCGCCCGCGCCGGCCGCCTGGTCCTGCGCCGCCGCCTGGGCGTGGAAGGCCTGCTGGCCCACGCCAACCTCACCTCCGCCATACCCCGGCTGTCGATTTCGGTGGCCGCCCTGTCGGTGAGCCTGTCGATGATGGTGGCGATCGCGATCATGATCGGCAGCTTCCGCGACACCGTGGTCTATTGGGTCGGGCAAACGCTGCAAGCGGACCTGTTCGTGGGCCCGGGCATCCGCCCGACGGTGGGCTCCGAGCAGACGCTGTCGGCGGATGTGATCGCCGCCCTGCAGCGGCATCCCGAGGTGCGCGCGCTCGACAGCTTCCGCAACGTGGACCTGGTCTACGAGGGCAACCTCACCGTGCTCGGCGCCGCCACGTTCGACGTGGTGCTGGCGCACGGCTCGCTGCTGTTCAAGAGCCCGGCCAACGCGCGCGAGGAGTTGCGGCGGGCCATCGGCCAGGACGCCGTGATCGTGTCGGAGCCGTTCTCGAAACGGTACGGCAAGCGCGACGGCGACACCGTGACGGTGACCACGCCACAGGGTCCTCGCGACTTCCGCGTGGCGGCGGTCTACTACGACTACTCGAACGACCGCGGCGTGGTGATCATGGACGCCGGCACCTTCCGGCAATACTTCGGCGATTTGCCGCCCACCGGCGTGGCGCTCTTCCTCAACGACGGCGCGGATCCCGATCGGGTCCGCTCCGAGATCCTCGCCTCGATGGACGAGGGCCACCGCGCCTTCATCTACAGCAACCGGACCCTCCGCAACGAGGTGCTCCGCGTCTTCGACAGCACCTTCGCCATCACCTACGCCCTCGAACTGATCGCCATCGTGGTCGGCATGCTGGGCGTAGCCGGCACGCTGCTGACGCTGGTGCTCGAGCGGCGGCGCGAACTGTCGCTGTTGCGGCTGACCGGCGCCGACCGCGGGCAGGTGCGAAAGATGGTGGTCATCGAAGCGGCGCTGATCGGCGCGGTGAGCCAGGCGATTGGCCTCACCATGGGCTTCGCGCTGTCGATGGTGTTGATCTACGTAATCAACGTGCAGAGCTTCGGGTGGACGATTCAGTTCCACCTGCCGACGGCGTTCCTGGTCCAGTCGACGATCGCGGTGATTGTGGCGACGTCGATTGCGGGCATCTACCCGGCGCGGCGGGCCGCGCAGTTGGTGCTGTCACATGACGAATAG
- a CDS encoding lipocalin-like domain-containing protein: MTNRIAVVLAIGLAIGTPKGVPYLMAQPNAAWKEATAGYTFAFPRDHASHPDYKIEWWYYTGNVKANDGRRFGYQVTFFRVGIDAAPSNPSKWAIRDLFMTHLAISDPSGRRYRYAEKLTRGGPGLAGAAVDRYQVWNDDWTASLNDRGQHVLKANNPKVGLELTLDEGKAPAINGIDGISQKGAEAGNASHYYSLTRMPTRGTLVVDGQRFEVTGDSWMDHEFGTSFLEPGQRGWDWLSIQLSDNRELMIYQLRRADGSRDPRSSGTLVGSDGKTTHLGVNQFSLTPGRATFKSKNGAVYPTEWSIAIPSEKLDLKVTTPLNDQELALERSTGVAYWEGAIDVSGTRAGQPVTGAGYLEMTGYFGSLGRVLSGR; this comes from the coding sequence ATGACGAATAGAATCGCGGTCGTGTTGGCGATTGGCCTGGCTATCGGCACCCCTAAAGGGGTGCCCTACCTGATGGCACAGCCGAATGCGGCGTGGAAAGAAGCCACCGCCGGCTACACCTTCGCGTTCCCGCGCGACCATGCGTCCCACCCGGACTACAAGATCGAGTGGTGGTACTACACCGGCAACGTGAAGGCGAACGACGGCCGGCGGTTTGGCTACCAGGTCACCTTCTTTCGGGTCGGCATCGATGCGGCGCCGAGCAATCCGTCGAAGTGGGCCATCCGCGATCTGTTCATGACGCACCTGGCCATCAGCGATCCGTCGGGCCGGCGCTATCGCTATGCGGAGAAGCTGACACGCGGCGGGCCGGGACTGGCGGGGGCGGCGGTCGATCGCTACCAGGTGTGGAACGACGACTGGACGGCGTCGCTCAACGACCGCGGCCAGCACGTCCTGAAGGCGAACAATCCCAAGGTCGGGCTCGAGTTGACCCTCGATGAAGGCAAGGCGCCGGCCATCAACGGCATCGACGGCATCAGCCAGAAGGGCGCGGAGGCCGGCAACGCCTCGCACTACTACTCCCTCACCCGCATGCCCACGCGCGGCACGCTGGTGGTGGATGGCCAACGGTTCGAGGTCACCGGCGACAGCTGGATGGACCACGAGTTCGGCACGAGCTTCCTGGAGCCGGGCCAGCGCGGGTGGGACTGGCTGTCGATTCAACTCTCAGACAACCGCGAGCTGATGATCTACCAGCTTCGACGCGCCGACGGCAGCCGCGACCCGCGATCGAGCGGCACGCTGGTGGGCAGCGACGGCAAGACGACGCATCTCGGGGTCAACCAGTTCTCGCTGACGCCGGGACGCGCCACGTTCAAGTCGAAGAACGGCGCCGTCTACCCTACCGAGTGGTCGATCGCGATTCCGTCGGAGAAGCTGGACCTGAAGGTGACCACGCCGCTGAACGACCAGGAGCTGGCGCTCGAGCGCTCCACCGGCGTCGCCTACTGGGAAGGCGCCATCGATGTCTCCGGCACCCGTGCCGGTCAACCGGTGACCGGCGCCGGGTATCTCGAAATGACCGGCTACTTCGGCAGCTTGGGACGCGTACTCTCAGGCCGATGA
- a CDS encoding FAD-dependent oxidoreductase, which yields MKIAIVGAGIAGLSAARALRERGEEVVTFERSHGPGGRVATRHVSGLDMPKGAAGAILSFDYGAQYFTARDPRFAAVVDGWLRDRIAARWDGRLVSFDAEGWEDVEPGSDRFVGIPGMSAIATALAATLEIRYHQRIESIAPLAREFDRVIVAVTADQARPLVAHIPDLAAAVAAVVTRPCWAVVAAFDERVPARFDGAFVHGSPLGWVARNQSKPKREWKVDAWVLHATPSWSSAHIDDDPEMVGSFLMEAFHDLIPAGLPRAFYATAHRWRYAVADPPLAVGAIHDAESRVTLCGDWCRGTRIEDAFLSGLSAATA from the coding sequence ATGAAGATTGCCATCGTCGGCGCCGGGATCGCGGGACTGTCTGCCGCGCGGGCGCTTCGCGAGCGCGGCGAGGAGGTCGTCACCTTCGAGCGCTCCCACGGCCCGGGCGGGCGCGTCGCCACGAGGCACGTGAGCGGGCTCGACATGCCGAAGGGCGCCGCCGGCGCCATCCTGTCATTCGATTACGGCGCGCAGTACTTCACCGCGCGCGATCCGCGCTTTGCCGCGGTGGTGGACGGCTGGCTCCGCGATCGCATCGCCGCCAGGTGGGACGGCCGCCTGGTGAGCTTCGACGCGGAAGGCTGGGAGGACGTCGAGCCAGGCAGCGACCGCTTCGTCGGCATCCCCGGCATGAGCGCGATCGCCACCGCCCTGGCCGCCACGCTCGAGATCCGCTACCACCAGCGCATCGAGTCGATCGCGCCGCTGGCGCGCGAGTTCGATCGCGTGATTGTCGCCGTGACCGCGGACCAGGCGCGGCCGCTGGTGGCGCACATCCCCGATCTGGCGGCGGCGGTGGCCGCGGTCGTGACGCGACCGTGCTGGGCGGTGGTCGCGGCCTTCGATGAGCGGGTGCCGGCGCGGTTCGACGGCGCCTTCGTGCACGGCAGCCCGCTCGGATGGGTGGCGCGCAACCAGTCGAAGCCAAAGCGCGAGTGGAAGGTGGATGCGTGGGTCCTGCACGCGACCCCGTCCTGGAGCAGCGCGCACATCGATGACGATCCGGAGATGGTGGGCTCGTTCCTGATGGAAGCGTTCCACGACCTGATCCCGGCGGGCCTGCCGCGCGCCTTCTACGCCACGGCGCATCGCTGGCGCTACGCGGTGGCGGATCCGCCACTTGCGGTGGGCGCGATCCATGACGCGGAGTCGAGAGTCACGTTGTGTGGAGATTGGTGCCGGGGGACGCGGATTGAGGATGCGTTCCTCAGCGGGCTGTCTGCCGCCACTGCGTAG
- a CDS encoding DUF4203 domain-containing protein → MLPAAYQVPAAAVLMAGGFLACFFGYRSFKVVLAIFGFIIGALAASSVFGATDTTPMVIAALVGGIAGATLLLAAYFVGVALVGAGIGALIVNLIWTQVEGDPHPFVVVLFSVAGAVLATWLQRYVIILGTAFGGAWTLLVGGLALMGDSGPLKAAAQGDVWVAYPLNPAPGLSWLPWAWFGLGALGTLVQMRWTGGDRGRVVKPNKKKGLPKNE, encoded by the coding sequence ATGCTCCCAGCCGCGTATCAGGTTCCAGCCGCCGCCGTCCTGATGGCTGGCGGGTTTCTGGCGTGTTTCTTCGGTTACCGCTCGTTCAAGGTGGTGCTGGCCATTTTCGGCTTCATCATCGGCGCGCTGGCCGCCAGCTCGGTGTTCGGCGCCACTGACACCACCCCCATGGTGATTGCCGCCCTGGTCGGCGGCATCGCCGGCGCGACGCTGCTGCTGGCCGCCTACTTCGTCGGCGTGGCGCTGGTCGGCGCCGGCATCGGCGCCCTCATCGTCAACTTGATTTGGACGCAGGTCGAAGGCGATCCGCATCCCTTCGTGGTGGTGCTGTTCTCCGTGGCCGGCGCCGTGCTGGCGACGTGGCTCCAGCGCTACGTGATCATCCTGGGCACCGCCTTCGGCGGCGCCTGGACGCTGCTGGTCGGTGGCCTGGCGTTGATGGGCGACAGCGGGCCGCTCAAGGCCGCCGCGCAGGGGGATGTGTGGGTGGCGTATCCGCTGAATCCGGCGCCGGGGCTGTCGTGGCTGCCGTGGGCCTGGTTCGGGTTGGGCGCCCTCGGCACGCTCGTGCAGATGCGCTGGACCGGCGGCGATCGTGGCCGCGTGGTCAAGCCCAACAAGAAGAAGGGGCTTCCGAAAAACGAATAG
- the recR gene encoding recombination mediator RecR, whose translation MSLPASLQELVDQFKKLPGVGAKSAQRLAFHILRTPREDAERLCQAIRDVKDRVTYCTTCNNITDTDPCLMCGDEARDHRVICVVEEPQNVNVVDRSGGFKGVYHVLMGAISPLQGVGPDDLKIKGLLARIGTDGVDEVILATNPNVEGEATAIYLARLLKPLGIRVTRIATGIPVGSDIDYADDLTVGKAMDGRREV comes from the coding sequence ATGTCGCTTCCCGCCTCCCTGCAGGAGCTGGTCGATCAGTTCAAGAAGCTGCCCGGCGTCGGCGCCAAGAGCGCGCAGCGGCTGGCGTTTCACATCCTGCGCACGCCGCGCGAGGATGCCGAGCGGTTGTGCCAGGCGATTCGCGACGTCAAGGATCGCGTCACCTACTGCACCACCTGCAACAACATCACCGACACCGACCCCTGCCTGATGTGCGGCGACGAGGCCCGCGACCACCGCGTGATTTGCGTCGTCGAAGAACCGCAGAACGTCAACGTGGTCGATCGCAGCGGCGGCTTCAAGGGCGTGTATCACGTGCTGATGGGCGCCATCTCGCCGCTCCAGGGCGTCGGCCCGGACGACCTGAAGATCAAGGGCCTGCTCGCCCGCATCGGCACCGACGGCGTGGACGAAGTGATCCTTGCCACCAATCCGAACGTGGAAGGCGAGGCCACCGCCATTTACCTGGCCCGCCTCCTCAAGCCCCTCGGCATCCGCGTGACCCGCATTGCCACCGGCATCCCGGTGGGCAGTGACATCGACTACGCCGACGACCTGACGGTCGGGAAAGCGATGGACGGGCGCCGGGAAGTGTAG
- a CDS encoding YbaB/EbfC family nucleoid-associated protein has translation MDIKNMMKQAQEMQERLQQQMSELSVEATAGGGMVTVVVNGHKHLQRLHIDPEVVSKEDVGMLQDLIVAAVNDAHRKVDEAMKQKMGGLLGGMGLPGL, from the coding sequence ATGGATATCAAGAACATGATGAAGCAGGCGCAGGAGATGCAGGAGCGCCTGCAGCAGCAGATGTCGGAGCTCTCGGTCGAAGCGACCGCGGGCGGCGGCATGGTCACCGTGGTCGTGAACGGCCACAAGCACCTCCAGCGCCTCCACATCGACCCCGAGGTCGTCTCGAAGGAAGACGTCGGCATGCTGCAGGACCTGATTGTCGCCGCCGTCAACGACGCGCACCGCAAGGTGGACGAGGCGATGAAGCAGAAGATGGGCGGCCTGCTCGGCGGCATGGGCCTGCCGGGGCTCTGA